In Chitinispirillales bacterium, the genomic window CCCAAATAGGCGTTTTTTTATCCCAATTCGCCAAATTCACCATCGCCGCCGCAAGCGTTTCCTGCATCGGCGCAAGCACGGACGAAACTCTATAACCGCGCTTGTGAAGCGCAGCGCCAGAAGTGTCTATGCTTACGGTAGCACGATTTCTATAAATACGCAAATGAAACCTGACATCGGGATTTTCCACATCGACATTCGGACGACGTTTGTATTTTGCGTTAAACCAATCGGCGATTCCGTCTTTAAGACATTGAGACGCATAAAGCGAATGCGTAATATTACTGTCTGCGACCGAGGCGTTTATCGCAAACGTCCGGTTAATTTTCAACAGTTTGTCCCATTCGACATTCAGCGCGGTTTTCGTCAAATATTTTACGCTGTGGCAGTCGAAAGTCAAAATCGGAGCCAAAATCCGCACGCACAGCCGCGAACAGTAATTTATGCGGTATAAAGTTTCCTTATCCGCTTCAAACGAAACTCCGCGAAAACTTGGAACCACATTCGCCGCGCCTAAATCCTGCAATTCTTTTGTGCAGATTTCTTCCGTTTCACCCGCCGCCTGAGCGTAAAATTTATTGTATTTTTGATATTCAAACATATTTTTGCACTTCAACTTTCATTCATATCTTAACGCTTCGATAGGATCGGATTTACTCGCTTGAAACGCGGGGTACCAGCCAAAAAACACGCCGGTCGCCACGCATACCGCAAAACTTATAATAATCGACGACGGCATAATAACGACCGTCCAGCCAAACGCTTTATTCAATATAAGCGACGCGCTGACTCCGAAAATCATTCCGATAAGTCCGCCGGTCAAACTTATCATTATCGCTTCTATCAAAAATTGCCACAAAATATCACGGTCTTTTGCGCCGACCGCCATTCTCAGACCGATTTCCCGCGTCCTTTCGGTTACGGACACAAACATAATGTTCATAATTCCTATTCCGCCTACAAGCAACGAAATCGCCGCGACAGCCGTCAAAAGCGCCGTAAGAACCGTGCTTGTGGATTCCATCATATTTGAAATTTCTTGCTGTGAGCGGATTGTAAAGTCGTCGGGAACGCCGTCGCGCAGTTTCCTTTGGACGCGCAAAACATCCTTTACTTCGGCAATCGCTTTCTGCGTAAGAGATTCGTCGATAACTGATGCGTAAATTTGATTAATTGTTTGTCT contains:
- a CDS encoding class I SAM-dependent RNA methyltransferase, which codes for MFEYQKYNKFYAQAAGETEEICTKELQDLGAANVVPSFRGVSFEADKETLYRINYCSRLCVRILAPILTFDCHSVKYLTKTALNVEWDKLLKINRTFAINASVADSNITHSLYASQCLKDGIADWFNAKYKRRPNVDVENPDVRFHLRIYRNRATVSIDTSGAALHKRGYRVSSVLAPMQETLAAAMVNLANWDKKTPIWDPMCGSGTILAEILMLYCNIPAQFLRKKFGFENLPDFDDGIWEKIKAEENSKIIELPKNLIFGSDKDDDAIRVTQKNLAMLPSGQKISLRTMNFNEKESFENGVIVMNPPYGVRLGETQEAAQLYKDFGNFLKKRADGTSAFIYIGDPSLKKAFGLKPSFVKKLINGPLEGVFLKIESFRIKFR